From one Mycolicibacterium sp. HK-90 genomic stretch:
- a CDS encoding amino acid ABC transporter ATP-binding protein, producing the protein MVRFSKVSKSFGTHQVLKDVTFSVDREEVVCILGPSGSGKSTLLRCVNQLEKIDGGRIEVAGELTGYTEKNGKLHELHAGAVARQRSQIGMVFQSFNLFPHMTVLDNVALGQTLVKKVAKGQAREHAKALLERVGLGHRLGVYPRQLSGGQQQRVAIARALAMKPDLMLFDEPTSALDPELVGEVLEVMKDLARDGMTMVVVTHEIGFAREVADTVVFMDGGVVVESGSPTEILSNPQHQRTQDFLAKVL; encoded by the coding sequence ATGGTGCGATTCAGCAAAGTGAGCAAGAGCTTTGGTACCCACCAGGTACTCAAAGACGTCACCTTCAGCGTGGATCGCGAAGAGGTCGTGTGCATCCTGGGGCCGTCGGGTAGCGGAAAAAGCACCCTGTTGCGCTGTGTCAACCAGCTGGAAAAGATCGACGGCGGCCGCATCGAAGTCGCCGGCGAACTGACCGGCTACACGGAGAAGAACGGCAAACTGCACGAGCTGCATGCCGGCGCCGTGGCGCGCCAGCGCAGCCAGATCGGCATGGTCTTCCAGAGTTTCAACCTGTTCCCGCACATGACGGTGCTGGACAATGTCGCTCTGGGGCAGACTCTGGTCAAGAAGGTGGCCAAAGGACAGGCTCGTGAGCATGCCAAGGCCTTGCTGGAGCGCGTGGGCTTGGGCCACCGCCTTGGCGTCTACCCTCGCCAGCTCTCCGGAGGCCAGCAGCAACGTGTAGCTATCGCGCGAGCACTGGCGATGAAACCCGACCTCATGCTGTTCGACGAGCCCACCAGCGCGCTGGACCCGGAGTTGGTCGGGGAGGTGCTTGAGGTGATGAAGGATCTGGCTCGTGACGGCATGACCATGGTGGTGGTGACTCACGAGATCGGGTTCGCTCGGGAGGTTGCTGACACGGTGGTTTTCATGGATGGCGGCGTGGTGGTCGAATCGGGCAGTCCGACAGAGATTCTGAGCAACCCACAACACCAGCGGACCCAGGACTTCTTGGCGAAGGTGCTATGA
- a CDS encoding amino acid ABC transporter permease yields the protein MTTNPVTGRQPDTVEGAHLGEASVVRLKHPGRWVAVAVIAVLLAMVANAMIYNPNFGWATVGRYFLSAPILAGLQVTITLTVIGMIIGFVLGTVLALMRMSANPILRTTAFGYVWLLRGIPLLVQLIFWYNISALFPTLSLGIPFGPEFVTVESNTVMTAYTAAILGLGLNQAAYMAEIIRGGLQSVDEGQLEAAATIGLSRRHTITKIVLPQAMRVILPPTGNETITMLKTTSLVSVVAVADLLYSTQLIYARNFQTIPLLIMASIWYLILVSVLNVGQFYLERHYGRGSSRQLPREQSWNRWRRRRAAATTSAASTMGSAQEGTT from the coding sequence ATGACCACCAACCCTGTTACCGGACGCCAACCTGACACGGTTGAAGGTGCTCACCTCGGCGAGGCCAGTGTTGTGCGACTCAAGCACCCCGGCCGGTGGGTCGCCGTAGCCGTCATCGCCGTACTTCTGGCGATGGTGGCCAATGCGATGATCTACAACCCCAACTTCGGCTGGGCGACAGTCGGTCGCTACTTCCTGTCGGCGCCCATCCTGGCTGGTCTGCAGGTGACGATCACGTTGACCGTCATCGGCATGATCATCGGTTTCGTGCTGGGCACGGTGCTGGCGCTGATGCGAATGTCAGCTAACCCGATTCTGCGGACCACGGCCTTCGGCTATGTATGGCTGCTGCGAGGTATCCCGCTACTGGTGCAGTTGATCTTCTGGTACAACATCTCGGCGCTGTTCCCGACGCTGTCTCTGGGCATCCCGTTCGGCCCCGAGTTCGTGACGGTGGAGTCCAACACCGTCATGACCGCCTACACCGCAGCCATTCTTGGGCTGGGCCTCAACCAGGCGGCGTATATGGCCGAGATCATCCGTGGCGGGCTGCAATCGGTGGATGAAGGACAGCTGGAGGCCGCGGCGACGATCGGCTTGAGCAGGCGGCATACCATCACTAAAATTGTTCTGCCGCAGGCAATGCGGGTCATTCTTCCCCCGACGGGAAATGAAACCATCACCATGCTCAAGACCACGTCGTTGGTCAGTGTGGTTGCCGTCGCTGATTTGCTGTACTCGACTCAGCTGATCTACGCGCGCAACTTCCAGACCATCCCGTTGCTGATCATGGCCAGCATCTGGTACCTGATTCTGGTCTCCGTACTCAACGTCGGACAGTTCTATCTCGAACGGCACTACGGCCGAGGAAGCTCGCGTCAACTTCCTCGCGAGCAGTCGTGGAACCGGTGGCGACGGCGTCGCGCCGCGGCTACGACATCAGCCGCCAGCACTATGGGTTCTGCCCAGGAGGGGACGACATGA
- a CDS encoding phosphotransferase, translating to MSTNQNLGALSAHQSLVADSERVSTDEAEALARQYYSLRCRAQSIDGERDGNFVLTTDDGERFMLKVVHSGEALSVTEAQTAVLLHIARVAPHLPVPRVRPTVRGAATAVVDAGPAAGRTLRLVTFLAGAPMRSVEPTAALRGDIGRTLAEVGLALQSFTHPATAEPMLWDIAQLPKLRPMVTEIAEPRKRDQLLGIIDDFECRTWPRVKGLRKQAVHNDFSADNLLVGTDGASVTGVVDFGDMAFTQLVNDVAVAAAYNLTDDPDPTGGAVEVINGYQQIVGLQDAERAVLFDLIAARMATRLAITEWRGTRFPENRHYILRNTPRTWRQLNNLLQASNDEFTRRITP from the coding sequence ATGAGCACCAACCAGAACCTCGGTGCCCTGTCGGCCCACCAGAGCCTGGTCGCCGATTCCGAGCGGGTGAGCACGGATGAGGCAGAAGCTCTGGCCCGGCAGTACTACTCGCTTCGATGCCGGGCTCAGTCCATCGACGGTGAGCGGGACGGCAACTTCGTGTTGACCACCGACGATGGCGAGCGCTTCATGCTCAAAGTCGTCCATTCCGGTGAAGCACTTTCGGTCACCGAAGCTCAGACCGCGGTGCTGCTGCATATCGCGAGGGTGGCACCGCATCTGCCGGTTCCACGGGTGAGGCCGACCGTGCGCGGGGCGGCCACCGCTGTGGTCGATGCGGGGCCGGCTGCGGGACGGACGCTTCGGCTGGTCACTTTTCTGGCCGGCGCGCCGATGCGCAGCGTCGAGCCCACCGCTGCCCTGCGCGGCGACATCGGACGCACCCTTGCCGAGGTGGGATTGGCGCTGCAATCCTTCACCCACCCCGCCACGGCTGAACCGATGCTGTGGGACATTGCCCAGTTGCCAAAGCTGAGGCCGATGGTCACCGAGATCGCAGAACCGCGCAAGCGCGACCAACTGCTCGGGATCATCGACGATTTCGAGTGCCGTACGTGGCCGCGAGTTAAGGGCCTGCGAAAACAGGCAGTGCACAACGACTTCAGCGCCGACAACCTTCTCGTCGGCACCGACGGGGCATCGGTGACCGGAGTGGTGGACTTCGGCGATATGGCCTTCACCCAGCTGGTCAATGATGTCGCTGTCGCCGCGGCCTACAACCTGACCGACGACCCAGACCCGACCGGAGGCGCCGTCGAGGTCATCAACGGATACCAACAGATCGTCGGGCTGCAGGACGCCGAGCGCGCTGTGCTGTTCGACCTCATCGCCGCACGGATGGCAACGAGACTGGCGATCACCGAGTGGCGCGGCACCCGGTTCCCCGAAAACCGTCACTACATACTT
- a CDS encoding ABC transporter substrate-binding protein: protein MNRSRRAAVTLGALTLSAAALAGCGGNGADTAQSSSAQEAEIELLPKDAALAAAVPAPIKERSKLIIATDATAPPNQSIAEDGKTIIGNEVDFGNQIASVLGLEAEFVNISFDSIIPGLQAGRYDIGLSGMRDTEEREQVVDFVTYAKTGPQLFARVQDKDKLTSIEQLCGHSFALQSGTVQEQVGREQSDKCVADGKAPIDIRVFKSQADQVQAVSSGQVEVGAQNAPNNVYLEEQTDGAMVGVGEPFAEGPWGIPVPKGSGLLEPLHAATEQLVASPQYQQILEKWKVESQAIDQSVINGATS from the coding sequence ATGAATCGTTCACGCCGCGCCGCTGTCACTCTGGGAGCGTTGACGCTGTCGGCCGCCGCCCTGGCGGGCTGCGGTGGAAACGGTGCAGACACCGCGCAGTCATCGAGCGCTCAGGAAGCGGAGATCGAGTTGCTGCCCAAGGACGCCGCGCTCGCCGCGGCGGTGCCGGCGCCGATCAAGGAGCGGAGCAAGCTCATCATCGCGACCGACGCCACCGCGCCGCCGAATCAGTCCATCGCGGAGGACGGCAAGACGATCATCGGTAACGAGGTGGATTTCGGTAATCAGATCGCGTCGGTGCTGGGTCTGGAGGCTGAGTTCGTCAACATCAGCTTCGACTCGATCATCCCGGGCCTCCAGGCCGGGCGCTACGACATTGGCCTGAGCGGCATGCGCGACACCGAGGAACGCGAACAGGTCGTGGACTTCGTCACCTACGCCAAGACCGGACCCCAGTTGTTCGCTCGCGTCCAGGACAAGGACAAGCTGACCAGCATCGAGCAGTTGTGTGGTCATTCGTTTGCGTTGCAGTCGGGCACGGTGCAGGAGCAGGTCGGTCGGGAACAGAGCGATAAGTGCGTGGCAGACGGCAAGGCGCCCATCGATATCCGCGTGTTCAAGAGCCAAGCCGACCAGGTGCAGGCGGTGTCCAGCGGCCAGGTCGAGGTGGGGGCGCAGAACGCCCCGAACAACGTCTACCTCGAAGAGCAAACCGATGGCGCGATGGTGGGTGTCGGCGAGCCGTTCGCCGAGGGCCCGTGGGGAATCCCGGTCCCGAAGGGCAGCGGATTGCTCGAACCGTTGCATGCAGCCACCGAGCAGCTGGTCGCCAGCCCTCAGTACCAGCAGATCCTGGAAAAGTGGAAGGTCGAGTCGCAGGCCATCGATCAGTCGGTCATCAACGGGGCGACGAGTTAA